Proteins co-encoded in one Bradyrhizobium sp. 170 genomic window:
- a CDS encoding LLM class flavin-dependent oxidoreductase: protein MSVEFIGFISNNNSSETIVRSGPVLDPTHIETVAKAHELAGFDRALLAFHSTTPDALQIGQHVLGITRKLKVMIAQRPGFTAPTLLARQLATLDQLSGGRVSLHVITGGNASELRQDGNTLDDKDERYARTSEFLDIVRAEWSSEKPFDYDGKYYKVEKGFSQVKPSHPGGIYTFVGGGSDAAIKVAAKHADTFALWGESYAQVRDVTARVRAAAARYGRPTPRFSLSVRPILAETEEKAWAKANDILARATALQDETGYRKPADGHATAGARRLLALAEQGTRIDKRLWTEIAKLTGANSNTTALVGTPEQVAEVFGDYYDLGISHFLIRGFDPLIDAIEYGRELIPLTRKLIAERQSTHGVAAQ, encoded by the coding sequence ATGTCCGTCGAGTTCATCGGATTCATCTCGAACAACAATTCCTCCGAGACCATCGTGCGGTCCGGTCCCGTCCTCGATCCAACGCACATCGAGACGGTGGCCAAAGCGCACGAGCTTGCCGGCTTCGACCGCGCGCTGCTGGCGTTTCATTCGACTACGCCCGATGCGCTGCAGATCGGCCAGCACGTGCTCGGCATCACCAGAAAACTCAAGGTCATGATCGCGCAGCGGCCGGGCTTCACGGCGCCGACGCTGCTGGCGCGCCAGCTCGCCACCCTCGACCAGCTTTCCGGCGGCCGCGTATCGCTTCACGTCATCACCGGCGGCAACGCCAGTGAATTGCGCCAGGATGGCAACACGCTCGACGACAAGGATGAGCGATACGCGCGGACCAGCGAGTTCCTCGACATCGTCCGCGCCGAATGGAGCAGTGAGAAGCCGTTCGATTACGACGGGAAATATTACAAGGTCGAGAAGGGCTTTTCGCAAGTGAAGCCCTCACATCCCGGCGGGATCTATACGTTCGTCGGCGGCGGCTCGGATGCGGCCATCAAGGTGGCCGCCAAACACGCTGACACCTTTGCGCTGTGGGGCGAATCCTATGCGCAGGTTCGCGACGTCACCGCCCGCGTGCGTGCCGCGGCCGCGAGATACGGCCGGCCGACGCCACGCTTCAGCCTGTCGGTGCGGCCGATCCTGGCCGAGACCGAAGAAAAGGCCTGGGCCAAAGCCAATGATATTCTCGCCCGCGCCACGGCGCTGCAGGACGAGACCGGCTATCGCAAACCGGCCGACGGTCATGCGACCGCCGGCGCGCGGCGTCTGCTGGCGCTGGCGGAGCAGGGCACGCGGATCGACAAGCGGCTGTGGACCGAGATCGCCAAATTGACCGGTGCGAACAGCAACACCACGGCGCTGGTCGGCACGCCCGAGCAGGTGGCTGAAGTGTTCGGCGATTATTACGATCTCGGCATCAGCCATTTCCTCATCCGCGGCTTCGATCCCCTGATCGATGCCATTGAATATGGCCGCGAGCTCATTCCGCTGACGCGAAAACTCATTG